A window of Halogeometricum sp. S1BR25-6 genomic DNA:
GCGAGCGCGATACCGCCGCCGAACAGGAGGATGGTCCCCCAGTCGATGTCGACGAGTTCGTCCCACTCCATGGTGTCCGCGAGGACCAGGGCCGGAATCGCCGCGAGACCGACCATCACGTAGTAGAGGATGCCTTGGTGGCCCTCGACGCCGAGCACCGTCGCGCCGTCGCCGCCGAACACCGTCGTCGCCCACGCGGCCGGGAGGTACGGGCCGATGAGGTCGCCGAGGCCGCCGAGCACCCACAGCCCCGCGGTCGCGGTGAAGATGTACGCGACGCGCTTGCCGCGCGTGCTCAGTTCACCCTCCTCTTCGAGGTAGCGCGCCGCTTCCTCGCGGGCCGACTCGACGTTGTCTATCTGCGGCGGGTAGATGCGGTAGGTGAGGAGGTACCAGACGAGGGGAAGCGTGACGACGACGATGGGGATGCCGATGAGTAGCCACCGCGCGAACCCGATTTCGTAGCCGAGTATCTGGTTGAGTTGCGCCGCGAGGATGGCGTTCGGCGGCGTGCCGATGAGCGTGCCGACGCCGCCGACGCTGGCGGCGTAGGCGGTGCCGAGCAGCATCGAAATCTGGATGTTCGTGAAAGAGTCCTCGCCCGCCCCGTCGCCGAGGCCGGCGTCGCCGACGCCCGCGCCGTCGGACATCGTGTCCGAGGAGCCTCCGGACGCTCCGCGCGCGTCGTCGTCGGTGCCCATCTCCGAGTCGAAGTCGGCGTCGGGGTCGTCGGCGGCCGCGGCCACCTCGTCCCGCCCGAGCACCTGCGTGAGGACGCCGAGCGCGATGGGCGTCATCATCGCCGTCGTCGCCGTGTTCGACACCCACATCGAGAGGAACGCCGTGGCGAGCATCACCGCCGCGACGAGTCGCCGCGGCGACGACCCCATCTTCGACATGATCCACAGCGCGATTCTGCGGTCGATATCGTACTTCTGCAAGGCGTTCGCCAGCATGAAGCCGGCGATGAACAGGAAGATGAGGTGGTCGGCGAATCCGACCAACGCCTCGTCGAGGTCGGGATACACCCCGAACGCGGTGAGCACGAACGGTATCGACAGCGCCGTCACGGCCAAGGGGAGCGCCCCGGTCACCCAGAGGAAGCCGGCGAAGAACATCGTCGCTATCGCGTACTGCCCTTTCACCGACAGCCCCTCCGGCGAGGGGCCGACGGCGACGAGCGCGGTGCCGAACACCGCGATGGCGAACAGTATCAGCCGCCGCTGCGTGCGCGAGTTACCCAGCTGTATCATTGATACACCTCTGCTTACGAAACTCCACGATTAATACTTTCGGAGACGGGATGGGAGAGTTATCGTATCACATACCGTCTGCGATTAAAAGTGCTCCGCGAGCGCTTCGACCTGGTCGGCGCTGAGTTCGGCGGCGTACAGGTCGAGCAGTTCCTCCCGGCGGGACCGCGACAGCGCGCGCGCCCCCGATTCGAGCATCGACACGTGCGCTTGGAGGACGTCGTCGACTTCGCGTTCGACCGTCCGCTGGTCGTAGTCGGCGGCGACGCGGAGCAGTCGCCACGCCCGCGGGGAGAGATCCGCGACGTCGACGGACGAGGTGGCGGCCATCGAGTGACTCTCACGGTTGTTCCCACAAAATCCATGCGGATGCCGGGCGCGGGTCGGTGCGTTCTTGCCCTCGGGCGACCACCTATGGAGTCATGACTTCGCTGCGAGAGCGGTTCGACGACTCCGACGCGTTCAGGCGCGGCGTCCTCGGCGCCGTCTCCGGCGGCCTCGCCGGCGTGGTGCTCACGCTCCTCGGCGCGTCGACGGTCGGCGACTACCTCATCGCCATCTTCGTCGGGTGCGTCACGTTCGTCGCCCTCTGGTTGCTGGTGAACTGAACCGAACGACCGCTACGGCCGGTCCTCGCCGGCGGCCACCGCTCCGCCGTCGCCGCCATCGCCGTCGTCGATTTCGTCCAGTACGCGCGCGTGGAACTCACGCAGCACCTCGCTCTCGTCCTCGGCGAGCACTACGTCGCTGGCGGTGAGCGTCGCGAGGCCGAACGCGCGCGGCGTGGGGGAGTCGACGTTCCGCGCGACGACGTTGATATCGCCCGCTCGGACGTCGCCGAGCACGTCCTTCACGGCGGCGACGTTCAGCTTGTCCTCCAGAATCTCCCGGTAGGTCTCCTCCATCACTGCGAAGGAGTCGAGCCCCTGCGCGAACGACAGCAGCATTTCGGAAGAGACCTGCTGTTGGGCCGCGGTCTTCTCGTAGCCCTTGTAGCGCTTCAGAATCATTAGAGAGCGCGCGGCGTTGATGCGGAAGTAGCGCTTCAGCAGGTCGGTGCCGTCGATTGCGGCGCGCAGGTCCGCGTCCACGTCCGCGGGGTCGATGTCGCGGAGGACGGCCTCGACGTCCACCTTCCGGTTCAGCGGCATGGAGACGCAGAAGCCGTTGTCCGCGACGGCCACCTGCACGTTTGCGTTCGACCGCTGGGCGCAGCGGTAGGCGACGAGGCGCGAGAGACCGTCGTTGAACCGCCGCCCGTAGTTCGAGTGGACGTAGAAGTGCCGGCGGTACGCCGCGCGGTCCAACTGCACCTCCACGACGAGTCGGTCGTCGGTGGCGACGCTCTCGGCGCCGGCGTAGCGCACCTGCTCGTCGAACATCCGGGTGACCGCCCGGACGCTGTTCTCGTCCATCGGGTACTCCCGGAGCCACGTCCGCACGCCGGGCGCGCCGCCCGCCTCCAGTCGTTCGAGCAGGTCCCCCTGGAACGCGGCTATCTCGCGGCCGAGGTCGTAGGAGAGGGGCAGGCGCTCGGAGAACCACGACGGCACCGTCGGTCGGTCGCTCGTCCGGTCGACGTGCACCTTCGACCCGCGGCGGTACCGGTA
This region includes:
- a CDS encoding SLC13 family permease; its protein translation is MIQLGNSRTQRRLILFAIAVFGTALVAVGPSPEGLSVKGQYAIATMFFAGFLWVTGALPLAVTALSIPFVLTAFGVYPDLDEALVGFADHLIFLFIAGFMLANALQKYDIDRRIALWIMSKMGSSPRRLVAAVMLATAFLSMWVSNTATTAMMTPIALGVLTQVLGRDEVAAAADDPDADFDSEMGTDDDARGASGGSSDTMSDGAGVGDAGLGDGAGEDSFTNIQISMLLGTAYAASVGGVGTLIGTPPNAILAAQLNQILGYEIGFARWLLIGIPIVVVTLPLVWYLLTYRIYPPQIDNVESAREEAARYLEEEGELSTRGKRVAYIFTATAGLWVLGGLGDLIGPYLPAAWATTVFGGDGATVLGVEGHQGILYYVMVGLAAIPALVLADTMEWDELVDIDWGTILLFGGGIALADALAATGATDWIANTVFSSLTGAPIVLVVAAVVLLVIFLTEMTSNTATATIIVPILIGIGSVFATTLGLAEVAAAVFLSVSGAVAASFAFALPVATPPNAIVFGSGYIEQKHMMRAGVILNLVMTVVLTGLLWFMFQFVWPAILW